The Agromyces mariniharenae genome includes a window with the following:
- a CDS encoding group I truncated hemoglobin, giving the protein MNANRDEQSDNQARSDYDAVGGRPAVAAVVDRFYVLILDDDRLRGYFDGVEMDRLKRHQTALVSQVMGGPVEYSGRQLRTVHQGKGISTDAFAAVAGHLVTALTEAGVEPAIIDRTVTAVAGTAPDIIENDTAAG; this is encoded by the coding sequence ATGAACGCCAACCGTGACGAGCAGTCCGACAACCAGGCGCGAAGCGACTACGACGCGGTCGGCGGCCGTCCGGCGGTCGCCGCGGTGGTCGACCGGTTCTACGTCCTCATCCTCGACGACGACCGACTCCGCGGGTACTTCGACGGCGTCGAGATGGACCGACTCAAGCGGCACCAGACGGCACTCGTGTCCCAGGTGATGGGCGGACCGGTCGAGTACTCCGGCCGTCAGCTGCGTACCGTCCACCAGGGCAAGGGCATCTCGACCGATGCCTTCGCCGCCGTCGCGGGTCACCTCGTGACCGCGCTCACCGAGGCCGGGGTCGAGCCCGCGATCATCGACCGCACGGTGACGGCGGTCGCCGGCACGGCACCCGACATCATCGAGAACGACACGGCGGCCGGGTGA
- a CDS encoding globin domain-containing protein, whose amino-acid sequence MDTAALKRTWAAAESLGDEVPLFFYSHLFLSHPELRGMFPVSMATQRDRLVGALGRIVSSVDELDEVVGFIEQLGRDHRRFEVIAAHYNAVGASLLATLKHFLGDGWTDEVAADWAEAYGLIATVMVKAAEESESTSPASWGGHVTAVDRRGMDLTVIQVRPEPQLAFEPGQSVAVEIPARPRLWRYLSPANAPRADGSVEFHIQMVPGGQVSSSMVRHLEAGETIRIGAPVGQELTLDEDERRRDLIMVAGGTGLAPLRSHLERIDLEWQATGQAPQVHLFHGARLPWNLYENRLLKNLSARPWFTYTPVVSDDPSYPGRKGLVGDVAAEDGSLHGRLALVCGSPEMVRHTVSRLRAAGIAPTDVRFEQFATLDEDSHELHHHTHDPEPARLPGSE is encoded by the coding sequence GTGGACACCGCTGCGCTGAAGCGGACATGGGCGGCGGCCGAGAGCCTCGGCGATGAGGTGCCGCTGTTCTTCTACTCGCACCTGTTCCTGTCGCACCCCGAGCTGCGGGGCATGTTCCCCGTCTCGATGGCGACGCAGCGCGATCGGCTCGTCGGAGCGCTCGGGCGGATCGTGTCGAGCGTCGACGAACTCGACGAGGTGGTCGGGTTCATCGAGCAGCTGGGCCGCGACCACCGGCGCTTCGAGGTCATCGCGGCCCACTACAACGCCGTCGGCGCCTCGCTGCTCGCCACCCTGAAGCACTTCCTCGGCGACGGGTGGACGGATGAGGTCGCCGCCGACTGGGCCGAGGCCTACGGGCTGATCGCCACGGTCATGGTCAAGGCGGCCGAGGAGTCCGAGTCGACCAGCCCGGCATCCTGGGGCGGTCACGTGACCGCGGTCGATCGGCGCGGGATGGACCTCACGGTCATCCAGGTCCGCCCCGAACCTCAGCTGGCGTTCGAGCCGGGCCAGTCGGTCGCGGTGGAGATCCCGGCCCGGCCGAGGCTGTGGCGCTATCTCAGCCCGGCCAACGCACCGCGTGCCGACGGCAGCGTCGAGTTCCACATCCAGATGGTCCCCGGAGGCCAGGTCAGCAGCAGCATGGTCCGTCACCTCGAGGCCGGCGAGACCATCCGCATCGGCGCCCCCGTGGGTCAGGAGCTGACCCTCGACGAGGACGAGCGTCGGCGCGACCTCATCATGGTGGCGGGCGGCACCGGCCTGGCTCCGCTCCGGTCCCACCTCGAGCGGATCGACCTGGAGTGGCAGGCGACCGGCCAGGCCCCCCAGGTCCACCTGTTCCACGGTGCACGACTGCCATGGAACCTCTACGAGAACCGGCTGCTCAAGAACCTCTCGGCACGCCCCTGGTTCACGTATACGCCCGTGGTCTCCGACGATCCCAGCTATCCCGGCAGGAAGGGCCTCGTCGGCGATGTCGCCGCGGAGGACGGATCGCTGCACGGGCGCCTCGCGCTCGTGTGCGGCTCGCCCGAGATGGTGCGGCACACGGTGTCCCGGCTCCGTGCCGCGGGGATCGCCCCGACCGACGTCCGATTCGAGCAGTTCGCGACGCTCGACGAAGACAGTCATGAACTCCACCACCACACCCATGATCCGGAGCCGGCTCGGCTGCCGGGGAGCGAATAG
- a CDS encoding DivIVA domain-containing protein: MSQNETDPDTLADSGADSGSGPEHDLAVAVSHLPDPHSVEFTMKIRGGAYDRLEVDNFMRDLATAIAEVKAAAASTRQELAELRAQKTTQSASGPDSDDEITAGAVGLLTQAQLIADKAVADAEQYARDLVLTARSQYREILERAESTASQAATATIPAEHVPPVPEIEYVRTYAQVAQIQLRSVLEALTEQVDRLGSLPQPSADAGAAPADADAATDEDEGPTGEPDWAPSASGSTAAESH, from the coding sequence ATGTCGCAGAACGAGACCGACCCCGACACCCTCGCCGACTCGGGCGCCGACTCGGGCAGCGGGCCCGAGCATGACCTGGCCGTCGCGGTGAGCCACCTCCCCGACCCCCATTCGGTCGAGTTCACCATGAAGATCCGCGGCGGCGCCTACGACCGCCTCGAGGTCGACAACTTCATGCGCGACCTCGCGACGGCGATCGCCGAGGTCAAGGCGGCTGCGGCCAGCACCCGGCAGGAGCTCGCCGAACTGCGAGCGCAGAAGACCACCCAGAGTGCGTCCGGTCCCGACTCCGACGACGAGATCACGGCGGGCGCGGTCGGGCTGCTCACCCAGGCCCAGCTCATCGCCGACAAGGCCGTGGCCGACGCCGAGCAGTACGCACGCGACCTCGTGCTGACCGCGCGCAGCCAGTACCGGGAGATCCTGGAGCGCGCCGAGAGCACCGCCAGCCAGGCGGCGACGGCGACCATCCCCGCCGAGCACGTTCCGCCCGTTCCCGAGATCGAGTACGTCCGCACCTACGCGCAGGTCGCGCAGATCCAGCTGCGCTCGGTCCTCGAGGCCCTCACCGAGCAGGTCGACCGCCTCGGCAGCCTGCCGCAGCCGTCGGCCGACGCCGGTGCGGCGCCCGCCGACGCCGACGCCGCCACCGACGAGGACGAGGGTCCCACCGGGGAGCCCGACTGGGCACCATCGGCCTCGGGATCGACCGCCGCCGAGTCGCACTGA
- a CDS encoding VanZ family protein, whose translation MTGWRSRTRTVLVALLAVYLVLLVWLVLWKLEVPWVGDDGRRVIKLVPFVPGDGTGASRPLEVVANLLLFVPFGVYLRLLAPSWSWWRAAGVFASASLGLEIAQYVLAVGSSDVTDVIVNTAGGLAGIGVVAAAGRRLEGRTAAVMVRACSIATVLALVASAVVTASPLRYGSPGTGPSLDRTLPAQQHPTSSD comes from the coding sequence GTGACCGGGTGGCGATCCAGGACCAGGACCGTCCTGGTCGCGCTGTTGGCCGTCTACCTCGTCCTGCTCGTGTGGCTCGTGCTCTGGAAGCTCGAGGTCCCCTGGGTCGGCGACGACGGGCGGCGCGTGATCAAGCTCGTCCCGTTCGTGCCCGGCGACGGGACCGGGGCCAGCCGGCCGCTCGAGGTCGTCGCGAACCTCCTGCTCTTCGTGCCGTTCGGCGTCTACCTCCGTCTCCTCGCGCCGTCGTGGTCGTGGTGGAGGGCCGCGGGCGTGTTCGCCTCGGCGAGCCTCGGCCTGGAGATCGCGCAGTACGTGCTGGCGGTCGGGAGCTCCGACGTGACCGACGTCATCGTCAACACCGCCGGAGGTCTGGCCGGCATCGGAGTCGTTGCCGCGGCCGGCCGGCGGCTCGAAGGGAGGACCGCCGCCGTCATGGTGCGTGCCTGCTCGATCGCCACCGTGCTCGCCCTCGTCGCGAGCGCGGTCGTGACAGCCTCACCGCTGCGCTACGGATCACCGGGCACCGGGCCGAGCCTCGACCGCACCCTGCCCGCGCAGCAACACCCCACGTCGAGTGATTGA
- a CDS encoding M15 family metallopeptidase, translating to MSRSTTARRRLRRTLAFLAVGLAVATAAVVGASAAQSPPSSATSFGEIPRGDLPGPAADGAATEADGAMTEADGVLPDGVTVFDDRYAGVANLDAELLRALRDAATDASADGLEFLVNSGWRSTEYQDRLLREAVSTYGSEAEAARWVATADTSAHVSGDAVDLGATDAAWLSEFGAAYGLCPTYDNEPWHYELRPEAVGSGCPATFADPTQDPRMQQ from the coding sequence ATGAGTCGATCCACCACCGCACGACGACGGCTGCGCCGGACCCTCGCGTTCCTCGCGGTCGGCCTGGCCGTCGCCACCGCCGCCGTCGTCGGGGCATCCGCCGCACAGTCGCCGCCGTCGTCGGCGACCTCCTTCGGGGAGATCCCGCGAGGCGATCTCCCCGGCCCGGCGGCCGACGGCGCAGCGACCGAGGCCGACGGCGCGATGACCGAGGCCGACGGCGTCCTGCCCGACGGCGTGACGGTCTTCGACGACCGGTACGCCGGCGTCGCCAACCTCGACGCCGAGCTGCTCCGGGCGCTGCGCGACGCGGCGACGGATGCCTCCGCCGACGGCCTGGAGTTCCTCGTCAACAGCGGGTGGCGATCCACGGAGTACCAGGACCGGCTGCTCCGCGAGGCGGTCTCCACCTACGGCTCGGAGGCGGAGGCCGCCAGGTGGGTCGCCACGGCCGACACCTCCGCGCACGTCTCGGGGGACGCGGTCGACCTCGGGGCGACGGATGCGGCGTGGCTCTCGGAGTTCGGCGCCGCGTACGGCCTGTGCCCCACGTACGACAACGAGCCCTGGCACTACGAACTGCGCCCCGAGGCGGTCGGCAGCGGCTGCCCCGCGACGTTTGCCGATCCCACGCAGGACCCGAGGATGCAGCAGTGA
- a CDS encoding response regulator transcription factor, which yields MRVLVVEDEPFMAEAIRDGLRLEAIAADIAGDGDTALELLGINAYDIAVLDRDIPGPSGDEIARRIVASGSGMPILMLTAADRLDDKASGFELGADDYLTKPFELRELVLRLRALDRRRAVSRPPVREIAGLRLDPFRREVFRDGRYVALTRKQFAVLEVLVAAEGGVVSAEELLERAWDENADPFTNAVRITVSALRKRLGEPWLIATMPGVGYRIDTGPASAGEGGGHG from the coding sequence ATGCGTGTTCTGGTCGTCGAGGATGAGCCGTTCATGGCGGAGGCCATCCGCGACGGGTTGCGCCTCGAGGCGATCGCGGCCGACATCGCCGGTGACGGGGACACCGCCCTGGAGCTGCTGGGCATCAACGCCTACGACATCGCCGTCCTCGACCGCGACATCCCCGGACCATCGGGCGACGAGATCGCCCGCCGCATCGTCGCATCGGGCAGCGGCATGCCGATCCTGATGCTGACCGCCGCCGACCGGCTCGACGACAAGGCGTCGGGGTTCGAGCTCGGCGCCGACGACTACCTCACCAAGCCGTTCGAGCTCCGGGAGCTCGTGCTGCGGCTGCGGGCGCTCGACCGCCGACGGGCGGTCAGCCGACCGCCCGTGCGCGAGATCGCGGGCCTTCGCCTCGATCCGTTCCGCCGCGAGGTCTTCCGCGACGGGCGGTACGTCGCGCTGACGAGGAAGCAGTTCGCCGTGCTCGAGGTGCTCGTCGCCGCCGAGGGGGGCGTCGTCAGTGCCGAGGAACTGCTCGAGCGGGCCTGGGACGAGAACGCCGACCCGTTCACCAACGCCGTGCGCATCACGGTCTCCGCGCTGCGCAAGCGGCTCGGGGAACCGTGGCTGATCGCCACGATGCCCGGCGTCGGCTACCGCATCGACACGGGACCCGCCTCGGCCGGCGAGGGAGGCGGACATGGCTAG
- a CDS encoding sensor histidine kinase, with amino-acid sequence MARAPGLSVRFKLTLSYAGFLMVAGAALLAVVWLFLLRYVPPEAIQTIGGFVPGRDDLVRAFVPAAAWALCFLLVFGLLGGWLLAGRMLAPLARITSATRSAASGSLSHRIELEGRQDEFHELADSFDAMLARLEAQVAEQQRFAANASHELRTPLAITQTLLEVAENDPRRDDDELIERLRVVNARAIDLTEALLLLSRTDQRSFTRTPVDLSLIAEEAAETLLPLAEKHGVGIETSGEITPALGSHALLLQLATNLLHNAIVHNLPEHGTVHVETGVDSESAVLTVENTGEQLSPQLVSTLTEPFQRGTERIRTDHAGVGLGLAIVASITRAHDGTLDIAARPDGGLRVTVRLPAASVTATHAAVDADRR; translated from the coding sequence ATGGCTAGGGCGCCGGGGCTGAGCGTCCGGTTCAAGCTCACCCTGAGCTACGCCGGCTTCCTCATGGTCGCGGGCGCCGCGCTGCTCGCGGTCGTGTGGCTGTTCCTCCTGCGCTACGTGCCCCCCGAGGCGATCCAGACCATCGGTGGCTTCGTGCCCGGCCGCGACGACCTCGTGCGCGCGTTCGTGCCGGCGGCGGCCTGGGCGCTGTGCTTCCTGCTCGTGTTCGGACTGCTCGGCGGGTGGCTCCTCGCCGGCCGCATGCTCGCCCCGCTCGCGCGCATCACGTCGGCGACCCGCAGTGCCGCGAGCGGGTCGCTCTCCCACCGGATCGAGCTGGAGGGTCGCCAGGATGAGTTCCACGAGCTCGCCGACAGCTTCGACGCCATGCTCGCCCGGCTCGAAGCGCAGGTGGCCGAGCAGCAGCGGTTCGCGGCCAACGCCTCTCACGAGCTGCGGACTCCGCTCGCGATCACGCAGACCCTGCTGGAGGTCGCCGAGAACGATCCGCGGCGTGACGATGATGAGCTCATCGAACGCCTCCGCGTCGTCAACGCCCGAGCGATCGACCTCACCGAGGCGCTGCTCCTGCTCAGCCGCACCGACCAGCGGTCCTTCACCCGCACGCCGGTCGACCTGTCCCTCATCGCCGAGGAGGCCGCCGAGACGCTCCTCCCGCTCGCGGAGAAGCACGGCGTCGGCATCGAGACGTCGGGGGAGATCACCCCTGCCCTCGGATCGCACGCGCTCCTGCTGCAGCTGGCGACGAACCTCCTGCACAACGCCATCGTCCACAACCTGCCCGAGCACGGCACGGTGCACGTCGAGACCGGGGTCGATTCCGAGTCGGCGGTGCTGACCGTCGAGAACACGGGGGAGCAGCTCAGCCCGCAGCTCGTCTCCACGCTCACCGAGCCGTTCCAGCGCGGCACCGAGCGCATCCGCACCGACCACGCGGGGGTCGGCCTCGGGCTGGCCATCGTCGCGAGCATCACCCGGGCGCACGACGGGACGCTCGACATCGCCGCCCGCCCCGACGGTGGGCTGCGGGTCACGGTGCGGCTCCCCGCGGCATCCGTCACGGCGACGCACGCAGCGGTCGACGCCGACCGGCGCTGA
- a CDS encoding iron ABC transporter substrate-binding protein, which produces MRPLLRAALVPLAAVPLLLAGCATGGGAAPDDALVVYNAQHEQLTEEWVAAFTEETGIDVVLRNGGDSELANQLVAEGSASPADVFLTENSPAMSLVEEAGLFAPVDESTLELVPEQYRPSTGAWTGIAARSTVLVYNPSLITEAELPASLMDLQQPEWKGRWGAAPSGADFQAIVSAVLETQGEDATSAWLEGMHENATIYRNNIATMKAVNAGEVPVGVIYHYYWYRDQDETAENSGNTELHYFGNQDPGAFVSVSGGGVLESSERAEEAQEFLAWLAGTEGQTILGEGYSFEYPVSSGVPAREPLPALDSLGAPAIDPSKLNGPQVIDLMTEAGLL; this is translated from the coding sequence ATGCGTCCCCTGCTCCGTGCTGCCCTCGTTCCGCTCGCCGCCGTGCCGCTCCTGCTCGCGGGCTGCGCCACGGGAGGAGGAGCCGCGCCCGACGACGCGCTCGTCGTCTACAACGCGCAGCACGAGCAGCTCACGGAGGAGTGGGTCGCGGCCTTCACCGAGGAGACGGGGATCGACGTCGTGCTCCGCAACGGCGGCGACAGCGAGCTGGCGAACCAGCTCGTCGCCGAGGGATCGGCGTCGCCCGCCGACGTGTTCCTCACCGAGAACTCGCCCGCCATGTCGCTCGTCGAGGAGGCGGGCCTGTTCGCGCCCGTCGACGAGTCCACGCTCGAGCTCGTGCCCGAGCAGTACCGACCCTCCACGGGGGCGTGGACGGGCATCGCCGCCCGCTCGACCGTGCTCGTCTACAACCCGTCGCTCATCACCGAGGCCGAGCTGCCGGCCTCGCTCATGGACCTCCAGCAGCCCGAGTGGAAGGGTCGCTGGGGCGCGGCGCCGAGCGGTGCCGACTTCCAGGCCATCGTCTCGGCCGTGCTCGAGACGCAGGGCGAGGACGCTACCAGCGCGTGGCTCGAGGGCATGCACGAGAACGCGACCATCTACCGCAACAACATCGCGACGATGAAGGCCGTCAACGCGGGCGAGGTGCCAGTCGGCGTGATCTACCACTACTACTGGTACCGCGACCAGGACGAGACGGCCGAGAACAGCGGCAACACCGAGCTGCACTACTTCGGCAACCAGGACCCCGGTGCGTTCGTGAGCGTCTCGGGCGGCGGCGTGCTGGAGTCGAGCGAGCGCGCCGAGGAGGCGCAGGAGTTCCTCGCGTGGCTCGCCGGCACCGAGGGTCAGACGATCCTCGGCGAGGGCTACAGCTTCGAGTACCCCGTCAGCTCGGGGGTGCCCGCACGTGAGCCGCTCCCGGCGCTCGACTCCCTCGGCGCTCCCGCGATCGACCCCTCGAAGCTGAACGGCCCCCAGGTCATCGACCTCATGACGGAAGCCGGACTCCTCTGA